Below is a genomic region from Telmatobacter sp. DSM 110680.
CTGATAGCCTCTCCGTTTCCATGAGTAAAAATGTGGCTCCGATCAATGCTGCGGTTCGATTTCGTTTGTCGCCTCACCAGATCGCTGTCCTCGCGCCGGGCATTGAACTGATCACGCGGTCCTATAAGGATCATCTGCGCGCCGGGACCTCTCGCCTCTCTTACCCCTTCCGCATCTTTCCACCAGCCCGCGGTTTTGACCGCGGGGCATTCAACCAACTCTTCATGGACAACTTCCTCGTTCTCGGGGAACCATCACTCTGATTTCCGCGACAACTTGGTTTCTGAGTCCACTTATCCGAGTAGCCGGTTTTACGTCCAGGTGCCGAGACACTGAACAGCTCCATGAGAGCATGGCGCAGTACACGACATCGACGGCTCGCGCTGCGAAAAATGAGATATGGATCGGGTTCCTGAGTTCACTTTTCGTCCGTCAAATCATCGGGACCACCGGGGACAACCGTCGGTTGTCAACTCACCGGCAGCGTACGCCTGCGGCCAGCCGTGTCGCGAGCCCTCGTGTTTTTCCTGGCTTCCGTACACTGTCAAATCGAGCAAGTGATACCTGTTATCCATTTGCACGGTTCTGTGAGAGCCTCGGGGCTGAAATTCTCCAGGGGCTATTCGACCAATCTGAACGCCGAGCTTCTACTCACTCGTGGGTTGAGGCGATGGATGCAATTTCATTGCGGTCGTCGCAATGTTTGAACATCACAATTCCTTAATCCTCTGGTTTCAAGATCGGGAAGAGCGAGTTGGACTGAGTCGAAGTTTGCTGATAGCTCTCGGCATTTTTAGATGCCAATCTTGATGGCTGGTCTAGCCACACACTTAACGGTACAACTCCGTGCTCGCAAGGACACTTCCGTCCCTGCCTCCCGCGATGAAAATACTTCCATCTGGCAACAAGGTTGCGGTATGTCCGAATCGCCCCTGCCTCATCATTGGCCCGGGACTGAAGGTGCCGGTTTTAGGATTGTAGATTTCGGTCGTGCTCAAGGGAGACTGGGAGTAGGTGCCGGGCGACGCTGGGACCGGCATTGCACCGCCGGCGATTAAGACAGTACCGTCAGGCAATTGGGTAGAAGTGTATCCAAAACGAACGGTCGCCATAGTACCCGTAGGTGTAAATTTCCCGGTCGTTGGGTCATAAAGTTCGGAAGCAATCGGAGACGAGAGGTCCGAGTCGGCTTCGCCAGAAACCAGAACTCGGCCATCGGCAAGTAACGTTGCATCGCCGACCCATCTCGAGGCGGTGCTGCCTGCTGGCGTGAACGAGTTGGTTGCCGGATCAAAGAGCTCAGCCGCTGCCACACCTCCTCCGGTGACCAGCACCTTTCCACTGGCAAGGAGAGTTGCTGAAGGTCGGTCTCTTGCCGCTGCCATATCGCCTACCCGGGAGAAACTTCCCGATGACGGATCGTAGATCTCGGCCGAATTCGTGACGGTAAAGTCTGTCGCAGACCGGGCCCACCCTCCAGTGATGAGTACTCTGCCGTCTTGCAATCGAGTAGCGGTGTGATAATAGCGTGCTAGGGCCATGCTCCCTGTAGGCTGCAATGACCCGCTAATGCCGTTAAGAATCTCGGCGGTTTTGGTCAGAATGAGACCTTGCGCCGCGGTGTCATCGACAATACCCCCAGTGAACAAGACATCGCCATTCTGCAGAACAGTCGCGGTATGAAATGCTCGCGCGACCTCCCCCGCTGCCTGAGAGATGCCCGTGGTCAAATCGAATAGCTCATCGGTATCCACAATGGTCACGCCATCCTCTATGTTGGGGTCCGTTGAGTCGATGCCTCCCCCGGCGATGTAGACCTTTCCATTGGGAAGCAGAGTTGCCGTATGGCCGTTACGCGCATGTCCTAAATTACCCGTCAAATTAAATCCGGAATTGCCAACATTAACCGTAGCCGTCGCACTCTTCGAGGGGTCACTTTGGGAGGTTGCAATGACGTGATAGACACCTTCTGCGGCGGGTGCAATGTAAAACCCGGCATCATTGACTGATCCGCCCGACGAGCCCTCTTGAACTTTCCAGATCAACGGTGTATCGGCCGGGGAGACTGTAGCGGTAAAGCTCCAACTGTCGCCGTGTCTGAGCGACAAAGACGGTGGGTAGATAGTCACTGACCCCGACGTGGACGCCGGGGGAGGAGGCGCTGGAGAATGAGACTGACTGCATCCACTCACTAATAGAACGACTAGAAGTGAGTAGTGATATGAAGTTGGAACCTCGAGAATATTAAGTCTTTTCATTGCGGCCTCCAGATACAGTCGACGTACATTTTGCTGCGAATGCAGAGGGTATAACAACTCCGTTGAGACAGATTGGAAGAGACTGCCCGCCTACGATATCGACGGAACTATAGCGATCTTCTGGCGGCTGACGCCTTCGATAAGCAACTCAGCCTCAGCCTTATCGCTGACAATTCTTATTTGAAAGGCCAAAACACGAATCAACCCCGGAAGTCGCTCACTTCCCATCGATCCTCTCCCCGATGCCATCCGAAGCGATCCGTGTTTTCGGGACCTACTGAATGTTGCTCACTTGGAAAACGTTCCGAGGGCCAGTAAGATTACCTATCAGCGGTCTGGACACTTGCCGCCAAACCGCTGATAACGAAACAGAATGCTTACCTTGGAATATCGAAACGAAGGATCTCTCCCATCCCGGGTCCAAGATCTCCGGCGTTGGAAACAAACAGTGCGTCGTCCGGCCCAAACGTCATGCCTCCCGGCAAACTCAATCCGGTGATCACCGTCTCGATGTTGCCGTCCGCGTTGATCCGCACTACTTTTCCGTCGCCTGGATTCGGAAATCCTCCTGGCGTATCGGAAAGCTCCAGGGCATAGAGCAGACCGTCAGGCCCCACTTTCAGACTGACAATCGTCGTGAATCCTGCGCGAGAGCCGGCGACCTTGAACCTGCCTCGATCCGGCGGATGAGTGGAGAGTCCAGGCAGGGTTTCAAATAAACCATGATCCCTGGACAGTGTGGTCACGCGTTCCCATTGCGACGCGATCGGGAAAAGGCCGAGGTTGCCGATGTACAGATTCCCGTCATGGGCGACAATCGATGTCGGCACAACATGCCCAAAGAGAAATGAAAAATCTACAATCTCCTTCGTCTCACCGTCGACTGTCGTCGCAGTGATGGTTCCGTGGTTGGGTTCCACCGCGAGTAGTTTGTCGCCGTCGGCGATGAGGCAGTAAGGAACTCCATCGGGTTCAAAGTCGCCGGCGTTTGGATAGGCAGCGGGATGTGCCATATAGAACTGGCTCAGATTTGTGATGTAGTCCCATTTGCCGTTATTCAGGTTCACCTTGACGATGCCGTTTGGCTGAGAGGTGTTTCCGTGGGAGCACCCGCCCCCGCCGACGAGGGCATATAGTTTGTCGTTCAGAAAAGCAACATCGGCGACGCCGATAATGTCGCCCTGCTGTGCCAAAAATGAGGGGAAGCCCGTAGCGAGCACAGAGAGTTTGCCATTGCGTGTCAGCTTCGAAATTCGAGCGCTGGGGCCTCCATTATCAGGCCCGACTGGCGGGGGGATTTGCGTGCAGCTTCCCACCGTAGATGTGGTGCCGCCCGTACCTGCCTCGGCAATGTAAAGCGAACCGTCAGGCCCGAATGTTAATCCTCGTGGATCATTCAGGCCGCTGGCAAGGAGCGTGCCGCTGCTAGCTGAGATGGGTAGTTGAGCAATAGCCGCAGGGGCGAGTGCCAGGACGACGGTAAGGAGCAGTTGTGGGAGTGGGGACAAGTTTTTCACGTTGAGGCCTCCGTTTGATGGTTCGACTCAGGACATCAACCGGAGCTTCCCATTGCGGAGCGAACGTGGCAATTCCCTATGCATCCTCAAAATGTGAACAAAATATCCTTCATCCTTTTGTGCAACTTACAACAAATATCTGGGAATAATTTGTTCGGGCAAACCGACGAGATCACGGACTTCACTTGCAGCCTGAGGCAGTCAGAGGGCGACGACTTCCACGTTTCACGCTCAAGTGAATTCGACGCATGAGTAATGAATCTCCTGCCGAGTCCATGAATCGACATGCACTGTGCACTCGGATTCGACAAGAGCAGCTGCGGAAGCAAAAAACACAAGGGAATAAATAAGTCACAAATTGAGGAGGTTGGGAGAATTGCACGGGTGGGTCGCTCATTGTACTCAGGGGAGGAGCCTGAAACGATGCATGGGTGAGAGCTTTCATGCCCAGGGATAGGCGTGCAATTGCAGGCTACGAAGGAGAGGGAATCGACCATGAAGTGTACGGATCCTCGCAACCTATTGTTAAGTGTCTGTGTGATGGCTCTGGTGACGGGGTGCAGTCAGTTCAGGCCGACCTCGACCGGAACAACAACGAACCCATCTTCCCCTCAACCATCTCCTCCTCCGCCGTCCTATTCCGTTGGGGTCAGCCTTAGCCGACCAAGCGTTATTGTCGGAACAAACGGATGGGGACCCACGCAGGTCTATAAAGCGACCGATAGCGGGACGGCCCCCCCTTATGCATCGCTGGAGGGCTGTCTACCTGCGGTGGACGGACAAGGAAATGTTTATCTGCTTGCCTTTCACTTCCCCTATGGCTGCGGATATTATCCCTCGAGCATTGATGTCTACCCTTCGAATGCAGTGGGTGGTGCGTCGCATATACGGTCACTGCCTGTTGGACCCGGGAATAAGATCGCAAACGTGCAGAACATGGCGGTGAGTCCGGAGGGAGAGATTTTCGTTAATGACGGTAAAGGCGTGGCTGTGTTCAGCGCCTCGGCGACTGGGGCTGACGCACCGGTTCGCTACATTCAATGGGATGGCGGAGGGAACACTCCTGTCACGCCCGGCATCATGGCTGTGGATGGCAAGGATAACCTGTATGTGCAAAACGGATTGTCGATCGCGGTCTTCGGGCCGGGTGACACTGGGCTCGTGGTTCCGTCAAGGGTGATCAGTGGATCGCATACACAGCTGGCGGGACTAGGAGGGATGACAACCGACGCACAGGGAAATCTCTATGTGACGCTGACGCTTAATCCGCACGGCGTGCTGGAGTTTGCCGCTGGTGCCAATGGCGATGCTGTGCCACTACGCTTTGTGAGCTCGCCTTCGATGTGGAACTTTGATGGCATTCTCGGTGTGGCTGTGGATTCGTCAGGTCTGATCTACGTAAGAGCAAACGAGGGATACTGCGGAGCCGTGTTTGTGTTTGCAGCGGATGCCTCGGGAACCACAGATCCCTTAAGAGTGCTTGCAGGACAAGAACCACCATGCTATGACTTTGACGGAACAATTGCGGTCTTTTAGCGGAACGCGCCTTCGATGGGAATTCCCATCTCCCCATCGCCGCCAAATCTTAAAGGCGGGAGACAGGACTGCTCGACAACCGAAAACCTTTCAAAGCCTTCACTGGCCTAACAGTACTCGTATGTCCGACGGTGCCTTCCGACAGTGGTTTGATCACGAATACAGAGATGAACGCGTGTTGAATAGCTGCAAGATTTAACAAAACAGGTATGTGCGCGGGAGGGCGCTCAATTATCCAGGAGGCCAGTTTTCTTCACGATTGCGGTGAAACGCGGGTCATTGCGCAATGGGTCGAATATGGGATCGTTCCTGAAGTTATATGTTTTTGTTGACCACTGCACATTTGCAAGGTAGTCAAGCTGAGTGAGTCCGGCTTCCTGTTCTCCGAGTAGATAGCGTGCCACTGCAGCATGGGGACTAACTAGAGATGGGTTCTCTTTCAGAAGTTGGCGTGCCGCAGAAGAGTTACCCTCCCGGATATAGAGCCACGCCCACATTCCTGGATCAACCACTTCCCCTTTTCTGAGGGCGTCCTCAGCCTCGTGATAGCGACCTTTCTGTACAAGCGCGCTTGCAAGTGTGCCGTAGGTCGCCAGATGACTTGGGTCCAGGTGAATAGCACTTTCGAGTTGTGTGATTGCCTCATCGTATCTGCGCGCACGTAAGAGCACCAAGCCATAGATGCGCTGCATGTCGACTGCAACAGGGTTGGCTAACGCCGCTTTGCGAGCGAGCGCGACGCTCTCGTCGGTGCGGGCCTT
It encodes:
- a CDS encoding kelch repeat-containing protein, producing MKRLNILEVPTSYHYSLLVVLLVSGCSQSHSPAPPPPASTSGSVTIYPPSLSLRHGDSWSFTATVSPADTPLIWKVQEGSSGGSVNDAGFYIAPAAEGVYHVIATSQSDPSKSATATVNVGNSGFNLTGNLGHARNGHTATLLPNGKVYIAGGGIDSTDPNIEDGVTIVDTDELFDLTTGISQAAGEVARAFHTATVLQNGDVLFTGGIVDDTAAQGLILTKTAEILNGISGSLQPTGSMALARYYHTATRLQDGRVLITGGWARSATDFTVTNSAEIYDPSSGSFSRVGDMAAARDRPSATLLASGKVLVTGGGVAAAELFDPATNSFTPAGSTASRWVGDATLLADGRVLVSGEADSDLSSPIASELYDPTTGKFTPTGTMATVRFGYTSTQLPDGTVLIAGGAMPVPASPGTYSQSPLSTTEIYNPKTGTFSPGPMMRQGRFGHTATLLPDGSIFIAGGRDGSVLASTELYR
- a CDS encoding ScyD/ScyE family protein, with protein sequence MKNLSPLPQLLLTVVLALAPAAIAQLPISASSGTLLASGLNDPRGLTFGPDGSLYIAEAGTGGTTSTVGSCTQIPPPVGPDNGGPSARISKLTRNGKLSVLATGFPSFLAQQGDIIGVADVAFLNDKLYALVGGGGCSHGNTSQPNGIVKVNLNNGKWDYITNLSQFYMAHPAAYPNAGDFEPDGVPYCLIADGDKLLAVEPNHGTITATTVDGETKEIVDFSFLFGHVVPTSIVAHDGNLYIGNLGLFPIASQWERVTTLSRDHGLFETLPGLSTHPPDRGRFKVAGSRAGFTTIVSLKVGPDGLLYALELSDTPGGFPNPGDGKVVRINADGNIETVITGLSLPGGMTFGPDDALFVSNAGDLGPGMGEILRFDIPR